In Nitrospirota bacterium, a genomic segment contains:
- a CDS encoding DUF438 domain-containing protein, whose protein sequence is MTIDPKTKVNDLLNQYPFLKDFLIRINPEFKMLDNPFMRKTVGRIASLNKAAMIGGMDVRKLLDDIAAEIKKQTKETVAVSYAQEGADEQDVRIETLKNIIKELHTGKDAESQKKKFQELIKDVAPWEIAQMEQRLISEGMPETEIKSLCEVHVQVFKEALEHKAVPGLPAGHPVHTFMLENRAAEDILREAAEIKDFSREKEKLLALLERLGQIDKHFVRKENQLFPIIETKGITGPSKVMWALHDDIRGFIKDVRKRATDGKMEQVALDALIKMVNDMIYKEEHILFPMTLETLSEDEWARVRKGEEEVGYAWIKPESEWKPSAGSYQQTLLEEKVGSLNLNTGQLTPEQVNLMLMHLPIDMSFVNEQDEVIYYSATPDRIFPRSPGVIGRKVQNCHPPKSMGMVQKILDEFREGRRSSADFWIQMQGKFILIKYFAVRDAEGRYRGCLEVSQDVTQIKKLEGQKRLLDWE, encoded by the coding sequence ATGACCATAGACCCCAAAACCAAAGTGAATGATCTGCTGAACCAGTATCCCTTTCTGAAGGACTTCCTGATCCGCATCAATCCCGAGTTCAAGATGCTCGATAATCCCTTTATGCGCAAGACCGTGGGCAGGATCGCCTCCCTGAACAAGGCGGCAATGATCGGCGGCATGGACGTCAGGAAGCTGCTCGACGACATCGCTGCCGAGATCAAGAAGCAAACGAAGGAGACGGTCGCCGTATCGTACGCGCAGGAAGGCGCCGACGAGCAGGACGTCCGGATCGAAACGCTCAAGAACATCATCAAGGAACTGCACACAGGGAAGGACGCTGAATCGCAGAAAAAGAAATTCCAGGAACTGATCAAGGACGTCGCGCCCTGGGAGATCGCGCAGATGGAGCAGCGGTTGATCTCCGAAGGCATGCCGGAAACGGAGATCAAGAGCCTCTGCGAGGTGCATGTGCAGGTCTTCAAGGAAGCGCTCGAGCACAAGGCGGTGCCCGGCCTGCCCGCAGGCCATCCGGTGCACACCTTCATGCTTGAAAACCGCGCTGCCGAAGACATCCTGCGGGAAGCGGCCGAGATCAAGGATTTTTCACGGGAGAAGGAAAAGCTGCTCGCTCTCCTGGAACGCCTCGGCCAGATCGACAAGCACTTCGTCCGCAAGGAGAACCAGCTCTTCCCGATCATCGAGACGAAAGGCATCACCGGACCGTCCAAGGTCATGTGGGCGCTCCATGACGACATCCGCGGGTTCATCAAGGATGTCCGGAAGCGCGCCACGGACGGCAAGATGGAACAGGTGGCCCTCGACGCATTGATCAAGATGGTGAACGACATGATCTACAAGGAAGAGCATATCCTCTTCCCCATGACGCTCGAAACGCTGTCCGAGGACGAGTGGGCAAGGGTCAGGAAAGGCGAGGAGGAGGTCGGGTACGCCTGGATCAAGCCGGAGTCGGAGTGGAAGCCGTCTGCCGGATCATACCAGCAGACGCTGCTCGAGGAGAAGGTCGGCAGCTTGAACCTCAACACCGGCCAGCTCACGCCCGAGCAGGTGAACCTGATGCTGATGCACCTCCCGATCGACATGTCCTTTGTGAATGAGCAGGACGAGGTGATCTACTATTCGGCAACTCCCGACCGGATCTTTCCGAGGAGCCCGGGAGTCATCGGCAGGAAGGTGCAGAACTGCCACCCGCCGAAGAGCATGGGCATGGTGCAGAAGATCCTGGATGAGTTCCGCGAGGGAAGGCGGAGTTCGGCGGACTTTTGGATCCAGATGCAGGGAAAGTTTATCCTGATAAAGTATTTTGCGGTCCGGGATGCGGAGGGGAGATACCGCGGCTGCCTGGAAGTGAGCCAGGATGTGACGCAGATCAAAAAGCTCGAAGGCCAGAAGCGTCTGCTGGACTGGGAGTGA
- the gltX gene encoding glutamate--tRNA ligase, translating to MNTVRVRFAPSPTGALHIGGVRTALFNWLYARHHKGTFVLRIEDTDQTRSTDESIGIILDGMKWLGLDWDEGPFRQTERTDIYREHVDRLLQSGKAYYCYCTPEELETRRKEALAAGKPPKYDRKCRSLAAPLPGRTPAVRFLSSDEGQTIVRDMIRGAVTFENQQLDDLIIQRSDGLPTYNFAVVVDDVTMKISHVIRGDDHLNNTPRQIQLYQALGYEPPEFAHLPMILGSDKTKLSKRHGATAVTEYIDLGYLPEALVNYLARLGWSHGDQEIFSRQELIDTFSLDSVGKAPSVFNPEKLLWLNHHYIQQAEPGRLAELVLDLLRKDGVLQPGREPGIEWFKKLVTILTERSHTLVEMKTASLPFLLDTIVMDEKARAKHLTPDVLPLLTELSSRLSSLDPFTHSEIERVFNGLVAEKGVKLGKLAQPVRVALTGSTVSPGIFDVVEIMGRDRTLGRIGAAIAMASGS from the coding sequence ATGAATACAGTCCGAGTCCGTTTTGCGCCAAGCCCCACCGGTGCCCTCCACATCGGCGGCGTCCGCACCGCCCTTTTCAACTGGCTCTACGCCCGGCACCATAAAGGCACTTTTGTTCTCCGGATAGAAGACACGGACCAGACGCGCTCAACCGATGAGTCGATCGGGATCATTCTGGATGGCATGAAGTGGCTCGGTCTTGATTGGGACGAGGGTCCCTTCCGCCAGACCGAGCGGACAGATATATACCGTGAGCATGTGGACCGCCTGCTTCAGTCAGGCAAAGCCTATTATTGCTACTGCACTCCCGAGGAACTCGAAACTAGGCGCAAGGAGGCGCTTGCTGCGGGCAAGCCGCCCAAGTACGACCGGAAGTGCCGGTCGTTGGCCGCACCTCTCCCGGGAAGAACGCCGGCGGTACGGTTCCTTTCATCCGACGAGGGCCAGACGATTGTGCGCGACATGATCCGCGGGGCAGTGACCTTCGAAAACCAGCAGCTCGACGACCTGATCATCCAGCGCTCGGACGGTCTTCCCACCTACAACTTTGCCGTCGTCGTCGATGACGTGACCATGAAAATTTCCCATGTGATCCGCGGCGATGACCACTTGAACAACACGCCGCGCCAGATCCAGCTCTACCAGGCGTTGGGATACGAACCGCCGGAATTCGCCCACCTGCCGATGATCCTGGGGTCGGACAAGACCAAGCTCTCGAAGCGACACGGCGCGACCGCCGTTACCGAATACATCGATCTCGGCTACCTTCCCGAAGCGCTGGTGAACTATCTCGCCCGCCTCGGCTGGTCTCACGGCGATCAGGAGATATTCTCGAGGCAGGAACTGATCGACACGTTCTCGCTGGACAGCGTAGGCAAAGCCCCGTCCGTCTTCAATCCCGAGAAGCTGCTCTGGCTCAACCATCACTACATTCAGCAGGCGGAGCCCGGGAGGCTCGCGGAACTCGTTCTCGACCTGCTCCGGAAGGATGGCGTGCTTCAGCCGGGACGCGAGCCCGGCATCGAATGGTTCAAGAAGCTCGTGACTATCCTGACCGAGCGAAGCCACACGCTGGTCGAGATGAAAACAGCCTCGCTTCCCTTTCTGCTCGACACCATCGTGATGGATGAGAAGGCCAGGGCTAAACACCTGACCCCGGATGTGTTGCCGCTGCTCACCGAACTCTCATCGCGGCTTTCGTCGCTTGACCCCTTTACTCATTCCGAAATCGAGCGTGTGTTCAACGGGCTCGTGGCAGAAAAAGGCGTCAAACTGGGCAAGCTCGCGCAGCCCGTGCGGGTCGCGCTCACGGGCTCGACGGTCAGCCCCGGCATCTTTGATGTCGTGGAAATAATGGGCAGAGACCGGACACTCGGGCGCATCGGGGCCGCGATCGCGATGGCCAGCGGATCCTGA
- the pyrH gene encoding UMP kinase, which translates to MTQPKYKRILLKLSGEALMGDQGYGIDHSVLDSITSQVKDVYDLGVEIAIVIGGGNIFRGLSGAAKGMERASADYMGMLATVLNALALQNVLENKGVVTRVQSAIEMRELAETYIRRRAVRHLEKRRVVIFAAGTGNPYFTTDTAAALRAMEIGAEVIMKATKVDGVYTADPMKDKTASKYDSLTYIDVLQKDLRVMDATAISLCMDNNLPILVFNLTVPGNIRKIVLGEKIGTLVIGRNNG; encoded by the coding sequence ATGACGCAGCCGAAATACAAGAGGATCCTTCTCAAGCTTTCCGGTGAGGCCCTGATGGGAGACCAGGGGTACGGGATCGACCACTCCGTGCTCGATTCGATCACGTCCCAGGTGAAAGATGTGTACGACCTCGGCGTCGAGATCGCGATCGTCATCGGCGGCGGCAATATCTTCCGGGGACTGTCCGGGGCCGCCAAGGGTATGGAGCGGGCGAGCGCGGATTATATGGGAATGTTAGCCACGGTCCTGAACGCCTTGGCCCTGCAGAACGTCCTGGAAAACAAGGGCGTTGTTACGAGGGTTCAATCGGCCATCGAGATGCGCGAACTTGCCGAGACGTACATCCGCCGGCGCGCGGTTCGCCATCTCGAGAAGCGGCGCGTCGTCATCTTCGCGGCGGGCACCGGCAACCCCTATTTCACGACAGACACCGCCGCGGCGCTCCGGGCGATGGAAATAGGAGCCGAAGTCATCATGAAGGCTACCAAGGTGGACGGCGTTTACACCGCGGACCCCATGAAGGACAAGACAGCCAGCAAATACGACTCCCTGACGTACATCGACGTTCTTCAGAAGGACCTTCGCGTCATGGATGCGACGGCCATTTCCCTGTGCATGGACAACAATCTTCCTATTTTGGTCTTCAACCTGACGGTCCCCGGCAACATCAGGAAGATCGTTCTGGGCGAAAAGATCGGGACTCTCGTCATCGGGAGGAACAATGGTTAA
- the atpE gene encoding ATP synthase F0 subunit C — translation MKKISAIMVLVAGLMLVASAAFATEAAAPSADAAKFSFFGTVAFASAIGIGIAALGTGIGMGLGIGRAVEGIARNPEASGKIMTTMIVGLALIESLAIYTLVVVLILLYAKPFGV, via the coding sequence ATGAAGAAGATCTCTGCAATTATGGTTCTCGTGGCAGGCCTCATGCTCGTTGCGTCCGCAGCATTCGCAACAGAAGCGGCGGCTCCTTCGGCAGATGCGGCCAAGTTTTCGTTCTTTGGCACCGTGGCCTTCGCCTCGGCGATCGGCATCGGCATCGCCGCTCTCGGCACCGGCATCGGCATGGGCCTCGGCATCGGCCGCGCGGTGGAAGGCATCGCCCGGAACCCGGAAGCCTCGGGCAAGATCATGACCACCATGATCGTGGGTCTGGCTCTCATCGAGTCGCTCGCCATCTATACGCTGGTCGTGGTCCTCATTCTGCTCTACGCAAAGCCGTTCGGGGTCTAA
- a CDS encoding TIGR00730 family Rossman fold protein, with the protein MEDLAKSDTWRVFRIMAELVEGFEALSTIGPAVTIFGSARVAPGSPYYNKCLKVAEHLAKDGFAVISGGGPGIMEAANKGAQNAGGTSVGLNIELPLEQSPNTFQDIKVEFRYFFVRKLMFVKYAVGYVIFPGGFGTLDELFEALTLIQTKKIRSFPVVLVGTDYWRGLIDWMRQSVLTTGNIDAADIDLLHIVDEPEEVCAIITNRYNDRIRGVHRDRRDRDRKGV; encoded by the coding sequence ATGGAAGATCTGGCAAAATCCGACACCTGGCGTGTGTTCCGAATCATGGCCGAACTCGTCGAAGGCTTCGAAGCGCTGAGCACCATCGGTCCGGCGGTGACCATATTCGGCAGCGCACGGGTTGCGCCGGGTTCACCCTACTACAACAAATGTCTGAAGGTCGCCGAGCACCTGGCCAAGGACGGATTCGCGGTCATTTCCGGAGGGGGGCCGGGCATCATGGAGGCGGCGAACAAAGGCGCCCAGAACGCAGGCGGGACATCGGTCGGGCTGAACATCGAGCTTCCCTTGGAGCAGTCGCCCAATACGTTTCAAGATATCAAGGTGGAATTCCGCTACTTTTTCGTGAGAAAGCTGATGTTCGTGAAATATGCGGTGGGATACGTCATCTTCCCCGGCGGCTTCGGAACCCTCGACGAGCTGTTCGAGGCGCTCACGCTGATCCAGACCAAGAAGATCAGGTCATTTCCCGTCGTTCTCGTCGGCACCGACTATTGGAGGGGATTGATCGACTGGATGAGACAATCGGTTCTTACCACGGGCAATATCGACGCGGCGGACATCGACCTCCTTCATATCGTCGACGAGCCGGAAGAGGTCTGCGCCATCATCACAAACCGGTACAATGACCGCATCAGGGGGGTTCACCGGGACCGTCGGGACCGGGACCGCAAGGGCGTCTAG
- a CDS encoding RNA-binding protein, protein MATRKILIENLPPDVTEAALKDIFAQIGEVESVKLNTDLFTQRPNGRGLVEMTLDVDAFRAVNCFDGATVKDRRIHLSETMPLLEWAKQMIVKNIPDLHLSKFSHTQGGCKQDH, encoded by the coding sequence ATGGCTACGAGAAAAATCCTTATTGAAAACCTTCCTCCCGATGTCACGGAAGCGGCGTTGAAGGATATTTTTGCTCAGATCGGAGAAGTTGAGTCGGTCAAATTGAACACCGATTTATTCACGCAGCGGCCCAACGGCCGTGGGCTCGTGGAGATGACCCTCGATGTGGACGCGTTTCGCGCGGTCAACTGCTTTGATGGCGCAACCGTGAAGGACAGAAGGATCCACCTGAGCGAAACCATGCCCCTTCTTGAATGGGCTAAGCAGATGATCGTCAAGAATATCCCTGATTTGCACCTGTCGAAATTCAGTCATACTCAGGGAGGCTGTAAACAGGATCATTGA
- the frr gene encoding ribosome recycling factor: MVNELKKKAEDKMNKALDVLRRELATLRTGRASLGILDGITVDYYGTPTHLSQVANMAVPDPRQITIQPWEAKMLGEIEKAILKSDVGLTPSNDGKIIRLTIPPLTEERRQQIVKHAKKLAEDCRVAIRNIRRDVNDEIRKKSKDKDAHVSEDATKKLQDEIQKTTDSYIKKIDELLEHKEKEIMTV, encoded by the coding sequence ATGGTTAACGAGCTAAAAAAGAAGGCCGAGGACAAAATGAATAAGGCCCTCGATGTCCTGCGGAGAGAGCTTGCCACCCTCAGGACCGGCAGGGCTTCGCTCGGCATACTGGATGGCATTACGGTTGACTATTACGGGACACCGACGCACCTCAGCCAGGTTGCGAACATGGCAGTGCCCGATCCTCGCCAGATCACGATCCAGCCATGGGAAGCCAAGATGCTCGGTGAGATCGAGAAGGCCATATTAAAATCCGATGTCGGGCTCACCCCCTCGAACGACGGAAAGATCATCCGCCTCACGATACCTCCACTCACCGAGGAGCGCAGGCAGCAAATCGTAAAACATGCAAAAAAGCTGGCCGAGGACTGCCGGGTTGCCATCAGAAACATCCGAAGGGATGTGAACGACGAGATCAGGAAGAAAAGCAAGGACAAGGACGCCCACGTCTCCGAAGACGCAACAAAGAAGCTGCAGGACGAGATCCAGAAGACAACAGACAGCTATATTAAGAAAATCGATGAGCTCTTGGAACACAAAGAAAAAGAGATCATGACCGTCTAA
- a CDS encoding VTT domain-containing protein — protein MIQFDRKIIGGLIVFGLVVSTILYILFPLGLVRFFTDRDLLTRFITEHRTYAAFIFIGLQALQVIAAPIPGEVTGFVGGMLFGNCGGILYSTIGLTIGSWLAFLLARVAGRPLVEKLVKPEIIDRYDYVMKHKGIALAFLMFLIPGFPKDYLCYLLGLGHMGHRNFLIVSTTGRFLGTVLLTLEGSFFRNRHYAAFFTVLGLSILCILLVMVYRVNIERWIRSIRAAQQLKHRAARSRQKRTGGED, from the coding sequence ATGATCCAGTTCGACAGGAAAATAATAGGCGGACTCATCGTTTTCGGCCTGGTCGTTAGTACGATCCTCTATATCCTGTTCCCGCTCGGCCTGGTCAGGTTTTTTACGGACCGGGACCTCCTCACGCGTTTCATCACAGAGCACAGGACCTATGCGGCCTTCATCTTCATCGGGCTGCAGGCTCTCCAGGTGATCGCCGCGCCGATACCCGGAGAGGTGACCGGTTTCGTCGGCGGGATGCTCTTCGGGAACTGCGGCGGTATCCTGTATTCGACGATCGGCCTCACTATCGGTTCATGGCTTGCCTTTCTGCTCGCGCGGGTCGCGGGGAGGCCGCTTGTTGAGAAGCTGGTGAAACCCGAGATCATCGACCGGTACGACTACGTGATGAAACACAAGGGGATTGCTCTCGCCTTTCTGATGTTCCTGATCCCCGGCTTTCCGAAAGACTATCTGTGTTACCTGCTCGGGCTGGGACACATGGGGCATCGGAACTTTCTCATCGTGTCAACGACCGGCAGATTTCTTGGCACGGTGCTCCTGACCCTGGAGGGCTCATTTTTTCGCAACAGGCACTACGCGGCCTTTTTCACGGTCCTCGGCCTCAGCATCCTCTGCATCCTGCTCGTCATGGTATACCGCGTGAACATCGAGCGGTGGATCCGGAGCATCCGGGCCGCTCAGCAATTGAAGCACCGGGCCGCGCGGAGCCGGCAGAAGAGGACCGGGGGGGAAGACTAG
- the pdxA gene encoding 4-hydroxythreonine-4-phosphate dehydrogenase PdxA translates to MEQRPLIVITMGDPAGIGPEIIAKTLAAEETFSFCRPVVIGDAGVLKKLVDEMSIPVSVSSISSLAQAAPRHGRLELLNLNLVNLSTHAWGKPDASSGTAVVAYIKRAVELALRNEADAMVTAPISKAMMNAAGYHYAGHTELLAALTQSQEYGMLFVGGGLRVILATIHMALKDVPRHITTPVVLKTLRLARAAMRSFGIDNPRIGVAALNPHAGEGRLFGSEEWDQILPAVIKAREDGIHASDPLPADTLFHKARNNHYDIVVAMYHDQGLAPLKMLAFGNAVNVTVGLPIIRTSVDHGTAYDIAGKGCADPASMREALKLAAHLASFRRAGARERA, encoded by the coding sequence ATGGAGCAGAGACCGCTCATTGTCATAACCATGGGGGACCCGGCCGGGATCGGGCCGGAGATCATCGCCAAGACCTTGGCCGCCGAAGAGACGTTCAGCTTTTGCAGGCCCGTCGTGATCGGTGATGCCGGCGTCCTGAAGAAACTCGTCGACGAGATGAGCATCCCGGTCAGTGTATCCAGTATCTCCTCGCTGGCCCAGGCCGCACCCCGTCACGGCCGGCTTGAGCTCCTCAACCTGAATCTCGTGAACCTCTCGACGCACGCCTGGGGCAAGCCGGACGCATCGTCAGGCACCGCGGTCGTCGCCTACATCAAGCGCGCCGTAGAACTGGCCCTCCGGAACGAGGCCGATGCCATGGTCACGGCACCGATCAGCAAGGCCATGATGAATGCCGCGGGCTATCATTATGCCGGTCATACGGAACTCCTCGCCGCCCTGACGCAGTCCCAGGAATACGGGATGCTCTTCGTCGGTGGCGGCCTGCGGGTGATCCTCGCGACCATCCATATGGCCTTAAAGGACGTTCCCCGCCACATTACGACGCCGGTCGTCCTCAAAACCCTGCGACTTGCCCGTGCCGCCATGCGCTCCTTCGGGATCGACAATCCGCGGATCGGCGTTGCCGCTCTGAACCCCCATGCCGGCGAGGGGAGACTGTTCGGCAGCGAAGAGTGGGACCAGATCCTGCCTGCCGTGATCAAAGCCCGCGAGGACGGCATCCACGCAAGCGATCCCCTCCCCGCTGACACGCTCTTCCACAAGGCGCGCAACAACCACTACGACATCGTGGTCGCCATGTATCATGACCAGGGGCTCGCGCCGCTCAAAATGCTGGCGTTCGGCAACGCCGTCAACGTGACCGTCGGCCTGCCGATCATCCGGACGTCGGTCGACCACGGCACCGCCTATGACATCGCCGGCAAGGGCTGTGCCGATCCCGCCAGTATGCGGGAAGCACTGAAGCTAGCGGCACACTTGGCCTCGTTCAGAAGGGCGGGGGCACGGGAGCGCGCGTGA
- a CDS encoding DUF402 domain-containing protein, with translation MAACVEKKITLSGATHRFSCELLRLDGGFGVLRYVIERPYDVSGTQLFPGDVTYALYWTDRPYTLYVWRFGGSKAAYYFNIADSVSLRPEEFSWRDLAVDVLIDADGNVRVLDENEVPDDTPLPLRSCIEAAKANILAEHERIIREANAILAPFLGGDRR, from the coding sequence ATGGCGGCCTGTGTAGAAAAGAAGATCACCCTGTCCGGCGCGACACACCGGTTCTCCTGTGAATTGCTGCGTCTTGACGGCGGGTTCGGCGTTCTGCGGTACGTCATTGAACGGCCCTATGATGTGAGTGGAACGCAGCTCTTCCCCGGCGATGTCACGTACGCGCTGTACTGGACCGACCGTCCCTATACGCTGTATGTCTGGCGCTTCGGAGGAAGCAAGGCCGCCTACTACTTCAACATCGCGGACAGCGTGTCCCTCCGTCCGGAGGAATTCTCCTGGAGGGACCTTGCAGTCGATGTTCTGATCGATGCCGACGGGAACGTTCGGGTACTCGATGAGAACGAAGTGCCGGATGATACTCCCCTCCCCCTGCGTTCCTGCATCGAAGCCGCGAAAGCGAACATTCTCGCCGAGCATGAGCGCATCATCCGCGAGGCGAACGCCATCCTGGCCCCTTTTCTGGGCGGCGATCGGCGCTGA
- the rpsB gene encoding 30S ribosomal protein S2, with translation MSTITMKELLEAGVHFGHQAKRWNPKMKKYIFGERNGIYIIDLQKTLKLFKEAYDFVRQSSAEGKDIMFVGTKKQAQDSITEEAKRCGMYYVSSRWLGGMLTNFTTIKKSIDRLKKIEKMKEDGTYDKLTKKEVAGLEKERTKLEKILSGIKTMPEPPSVIFVIDPRKEDIAVHEANKLGIKVVAVVDTNCDPDNIDYVIPGNDDAIRAIRLMASKIADAVIEGRQAIVKEAGEAMEAAKAAGEVAAAPAPVETAAEDAEVEGEE, from the coding sequence ATGTCCACGATCACGATGAAGGAGTTATTGGAAGCGGGGGTTCATTTCGGCCACCAGGCGAAACGCTGGAACCCCAAGATGAAGAAGTATATTTTCGGTGAACGGAACGGCATCTATATCATCGATCTCCAGAAGACGCTCAAGCTCTTCAAGGAAGCCTACGACTTTGTCCGGCAGTCCTCAGCAGAAGGCAAGGACATCATGTTCGTCGGCACAAAAAAGCAGGCCCAGGATTCCATAACCGAAGAGGCGAAGCGGTGCGGAATGTACTATGTTTCGAGCCGCTGGCTGGGCGGCATGCTCACCAACTTCACGACGATCAAGAAAAGTATCGACCGTCTCAAGAAGATCGAAAAAATGAAGGAAGACGGCACATACGACAAGCTGACCAAGAAGGAAGTTGCCGGCCTCGAAAAAGAGCGGACCAAGCTCGAGAAGATTCTGTCCGGAATCAAGACCATGCCCGAGCCCCCGTCCGTGATCTTCGTCATCGATCCCCGGAAGGAAGACATCGCTGTGCACGAGGCGAACAAACTGGGGATCAAGGTGGTTGCCGTGGTTGACACGAACTGCGACCCCGATAACATCGATTATGTGATCCCGGGAAATGATGACGCTATCCGCGCCATACGCCTCATGGCATCGAAGATCGCCGATGCCGTCATCGAAGGCAGGCAGGCCATCGTCAAGGAGGCGGGCGAGGCCATGGAGGCCGCGAAGGCGGCCGGTGAAGTCGCGGCTGCTCCTGCTCCTGTGGAGACCGCTGCAGAAGATGCCGAGGTCGAAGGAGAGGAATAA
- the tsf gene encoding translation elongation factor Ts, whose product MATISASSVKDLREKTGVGMMEAKKALEEAGGDFEKAVDILRKKGLSAAAKKAARVASEGMIASTIRSSAKSGVLIEVNSETDFVAKNDEFQKFAKDLAELVAAQKPADVQALSQLALEGENVEARRNRLVQKIGENITIRRFVSYETAGRVAVYIHGNRIGVMVDYSGADEQLGKDLAMHIAAANPAFLTRESVPADVLDRERSVYEAQAKESGKPSAVIGKIIEGKLEKFYSDSCLVDQIYIKDPDGKLKVRDLLKKAGASVSRFVRYQLGEGIEKKKECFAEEVAAQLK is encoded by the coding sequence ATGGCAACAATTTCGGCAAGTTCAGTAAAGGATCTACGGGAAAAGACCGGCGTCGGCATGATGGAGGCCAAAAAGGCCCTTGAGGAGGCCGGCGGTGATTTTGAAAAGGCAGTTGACATTCTGAGAAAGAAGGGCCTCTCCGCCGCAGCGAAAAAAGCGGCGCGCGTGGCGTCCGAAGGCATGATCGCATCCACCATTCGGAGCAGCGCCAAGAGCGGTGTGCTCATCGAAGTCAACAGCGAGACCGACTTCGTGGCCAAGAACGATGAATTCCAGAAGTTCGCGAAAGATCTGGCAGAACTCGTGGCGGCGCAGAAGCCCGCCGATGTTCAGGCGCTGTCGCAGCTCGCGCTTGAAGGCGAGAATGTGGAAGCGCGCCGCAACAGGCTCGTCCAAAAGATCGGCGAGAACATAACCATCCGCCGCTTCGTCTCGTACGAAACAGCCGGCCGCGTCGCCGTATATATTCACGGCAACCGGATCGGCGTCATGGTAGATTATAGCGGCGCTGATGAGCAGCTCGGCAAGGACCTTGCCATGCATATCGCCGCGGCGAACCCCGCGTTCCTGACCCGCGAGAGCGTTCCGGCCGATGTGCTGGATCGGGAGCGTTCGGTCTATGAAGCACAGGCAAAGGAGTCGGGAAAGCCTTCCGCCGTCATCGGCAAGATCATCGAGGGCAAACTGGAGAAATTTTATTCCGACAGCTGCCTCGTCGACCAAATCTACATCAAGGACCCCGACGGAAAGCTTAAGGTAAGGGACCTGCTCAAGAAAGCGGGGGCAAGCGTGAGCCGTTTCGTTCGGTATCAGCTCGGCGAGGGCATCGAAAAAAAGAAGGAATGCTTTGCCGAGGAAGTTGCCGCCCAGTTGAAATAG
- the atpB gene encoding F0F1 ATP synthase subunit A — MKEGPLLLPEIHHIPEHVTYSWLAMAILIGLSLAARFSLKRDAPTGVQNLLETVVGALENFVVDIMGPEGRHYLSLVGSLFLFILVCNLLGLIPGFDSPTANINTTLALALVSFTATHYIGVRRHGIGYVKHFMGPMWGLAPLMLPIEVISHFARVMSLTFRLFGNMVAKHKLLLVLALLAPYIAPVPILGLGLLVAFVQAGVFTLLTMLYLSGSIEEAHLGGEHH; from the coding sequence ATGAAAGAAGGACCGCTGCTCTTACCAGAGATCCATCATATTCCCGAGCATGTTACCTACTCGTGGCTAGCGATGGCCATTCTGATCGGCCTGTCCCTTGCTGCACGCTTCTCGCTAAAAAGAGATGCGCCCACGGGAGTGCAGAACCTGCTCGAAACCGTGGTCGGCGCCCTGGAAAATTTCGTCGTCGATATCATGGGACCGGAGGGTCGGCACTACCTGTCTCTGGTGGGATCTCTCTTCCTGTTTATACTCGTCTGCAACCTCCTGGGGCTTATTCCCGGGTTCGACTCGCCAACAGCCAACATCAATACGACGCTTGCACTGGCGCTCGTATCATTCACCGCGACCCACTATATCGGCGTCAGAAGGCACGGCATCGGCTATGTCAAGCATTTCATGGGCCCCATGTGGGGGCTTGCGCCGCTCATGCTCCCTATTGAGGTGATCAGCCACTTCGCGCGCGTCATGTCGCTCACCTTCCGTCTCTTCGGCAACATGGTGGCCAAACATAAGCTGCTTCTCGTGCTTGCCCTGCTCGCACCCTATATCGCTCCGGTTCCGATCCTGGGATTGGGCCTTCTGGTTGCTTTCGTGCAGGCCGGCGTCTTCACGCTCCTGACCATGCTGTATCTTTCCGGCTCCATTGAGGAAGCACACCTCGGCGGGGAGCATCACTAA
- a CDS encoding RNA-binding S4 domain-containing protein has product MRLDLFLKQSRLMKRRSVAREMIDNGRVLVNGHEAKPAKEVRVGDCITVKRASRSIDVIVIGLPEGRNSSPEQVYRVQSETLVPEEQDLWSRDRSLS; this is encoded by the coding sequence GTGCGTCTCGATCTGTTCCTGAAGCAGAGCAGGCTCATGAAACGCCGTTCCGTCGCGAGAGAAATGATCGACAACGGCAGGGTGCTCGTGAACGGCCATGAGGCCAAACCGGCCAAAGAGGTCAGGGTGGGCGACTGCATCACCGTGAAACGAGCATCGCGTTCGATCGACGTGATCGTCATCGGTCTGCCGGAGGGACGCAACTCTTCTCCGGAGCAGGTGTACCGCGTACAATCCGAGACGCTGGTGCCGGAGGAACAGGACCTATGGAGCAGAGACCGCTCATTGTCATAA